In a single window of the Helicobacter felis ATCC 49179 genome:
- a CDS encoding NAD(P)-dependent oxidoreductase produces the protein MIALLKESMDLEARVGLVPQDVAQLTPHFSVFVEEDAGLKSGYSNEDYAKVGAHVVNQKKAWAQPVLVKCKEPLEEEYPLLQEGAALFSYLDLAYNKPLASMLVEKKILSICTETIAGPKHNYPILAPMSVVAGKLAAHLLQHYLLGLEHLPGVFGLGVMLGGLAGQARAKVVVVGGGVVGLEAAKMLSLAGARVVVLELDYAKLQNHPYTSLYHLEILGVSEENINDALEGAVGLVGAVLITATSTPKVILRRHLARMQKGAVVIDVACDLGGCVETIRQTSHSNPLYMQEGLLHYGVPNMPGILAKSSSIAYSQASFPYLLYFLQHGLKEFLQANTPLVANTLGGLSAYEGYLTQEGIAQAFNLPFKSAQEVLAHL, from the coding sequence ATGATCGCTTTGCTTAAAGAAAGCATGGATTTAGAAGCGCGTGTGGGGCTTGTGCCCCAAGATGTCGCCCAGTTGACCCCGCATTTTAGCGTATTTGTTGAAGAAGACGCGGGGTTAAAAAGTGGTTATAGCAATGAAGATTATGCCAAAGTCGGGGCGCATGTTGTGAATCAAAAAAAGGCATGGGCACAACCAGTGTTAGTCAAATGCAAAGAACCCCTAGAGGAGGAATATCCGCTTTTACAAGAGGGTGCGGCCTTATTTAGTTACTTAGATTTAGCCTATAACAAACCCCTAGCCTCCATGTTGGTAGAAAAAAAAATTCTCTCCATCTGCACAGAAACCATCGCCGGACCCAAGCACAATTACCCCATTTTAGCCCCTATGAGTGTAGTAGCAGGCAAACTAGCCGCCCATCTGTTACAACATTATTTATTAGGCTTGGAACATTTGCCCGGAGTCTTTGGGCTTGGTGTAATGTTGGGTGGATTGGCTGGGCAAGCGCGCGCTAAGGTGGTGGTTGTGGGTGGGGGCGTGGTAGGGTTGGAGGCGGCTAAAATGCTCAGTTTAGCCGGGGCTAGGGTCGTGGTGTTGGAGCTAGATTATGCCAAATTGCAAAACCACCCCTACACTTCTTTATACCATTTAGAAATTTTAGGGGTGAGTGAGGAAAATATCAATGATGCCCTAGAGGGGGCGGTGGGGCTTGTGGGTGCGGTTTTAATCACAGCCACCAGCACGCCTAAAGTGATTTTAAGACGCCATTTAGCCCGCATGCAAAAGGGTGCAGTGGTGATTGATGTGGCTTGCGATTTAGGTGGGTGTGTGGAAACAATCCGCCAAACCAGCCACTCCAACCCGCTGTATATGCAAGAGGGGCTTTTGCACTATGGCGTGCCCAATATGCCCGGTATTTTGGCTAAAAGCAGTTCAATCGCCTATAGTCAGGCGAGTTTTCCTTATTTGCTCTATTTTCTCCAACATGGGCTTAAAGAGTTTTTGCAAGCTAACACACCATTAGTGGCCAACACTTTAGGGGGACTTAGCGCGTATGAGGGGTATCTCACCCAAGAGGGGATCGCTCAGGCATTCAATCTACCCTTTAAAAGCGCACAAGAGGTGCTTGCTCATCTATAA
- the rocF gene encoding arginase: MVLVNLVAELGAAKHGSRVGVEKLKSRLIECYPQITEHMALIRQRQCVLERFFRYAKNFEDYYFFCKDSLIPTMHAIFKRGSFPLILSAEHSGAFGIAQALRSVHPDKKIGILYLDAHADIHTAYDSDSGNLHGMPLGMVLNRIHSGQNVLNDQEKHYWESLCALGLEDGALDFDPKHLIYFGVRSTEASEREMIKKYHIPLFSIEAIRADMPGVVQQTQALLEEVDLVYLSLDVDVLDGKIFSSTGVRENNGLQPQELQALLDSLLRAFGERLACVEITEYNPELWNGEEEDEKVVWGLLTRVVEHALNRDSNLVRREDDRFA, from the coding sequence ATGGTTTTAGTCAATCTTGTTGCAGAATTAGGTGCAGCCAAACACGGGAGCAGAGTAGGCGTGGAGAAACTCAAAAGCCGTTTGATAGAGTGTTATCCACAAATCACAGAACACATGGCGCTTATCCGTCAGAGGCAGTGCGTGCTGGAGAGGTTTTTTAGATATGCGAAGAATTTCGAGGATTACTACTTTTTTTGTAAAGATAGTTTGATCCCTACAATGCACGCCATCTTTAAAAGGGGAAGTTTCCCTCTCATTTTAAGCGCAGAACACTCTGGAGCCTTTGGGATTGCACAAGCCCTGCGATCTGTGCATCCTGATAAGAAGATAGGTATCCTCTATTTGGACGCGCATGCAGACATCCACACCGCTTATGATAGTGATTCGGGGAATCTGCATGGCATGCCTTTAGGAATGGTGCTCAATAGAATCCATAGCGGTCAAAATGTGCTAAACGATCAAGAAAAACACTACTGGGAAAGTCTTTGTGCGTTGGGCTTGGAGGATGGCGCACTAGATTTTGATCCCAAACACTTAATTTATTTTGGTGTCCGCAGCACTGAAGCGAGCGAGAGGGAGATGATCAAAAAGTATCATATCCCCCTTTTTAGTATAGAGGCGATTCGTGCGGATATGCCCGGTGTGGTGCAGCAGACTCAAGCCCTTTTGGAGGAAGTGGATTTGGTGTATTTGAGCCTAGATGTCGATGTGTTGGATGGTAAAATTTTCAGCTCTACGGGCGTGCGCGAAAATAATGGCCTGCAACCCCAAGAGCTCCAAGCGTTGTTAGATAGTCTCTTAAGGGCGTTTGGTGAGCGTTTGGCGTGTGTAGAAATCACCGAATACAATCCGGAGTTATGGAATGGTGAAGAGGAGGATGAAAAAGTTGTGTGGGGGCTTTTGACACGTGTTGTAGAACACGCGCTAAATAGAGATTCAAATCTAGTAAGGAGAGAAGATGATCGCTTTGCTTAA
- the pxpA gene encoding 5-oxoprolinase subunit PxpA gives MKKHIDLNSDMGECFGPWIIGDGVDDEIMKLISSCNIAAGFHASDPNIMRHSVQNALKQGVEIGVHPGFRDLVGFGRRHIVANPTELTNDCLYQLGALREFVHFLGGKLHHFKPHGSLYIHASKDRAFSEELISTLHKIDPHLPIYCMQGTITHEVAKELKQPFVREFYGDRDYGDDGQLVMVRRARAYTPEEVAQKVLQACKEGTVKTVTGKTIEVGFDSVCIHSDTAGALSLISATKKLLEENGIAIQKPTIHHS, from the coding sequence ATGAAAAAGCATATAGACTTAAATAGCGACATGGGGGAATGTTTTGGTCCATGGATTATTGGAGATGGTGTAGATGATGAGATCATGAAGCTCATTAGCAGTTGCAATATTGCCGCTGGTTTCCATGCTAGTGATCCTAATATCATGCGCCACTCTGTGCAAAACGCCCTAAAGCAGGGCGTAGAGATTGGGGTGCATCCGGGTTTTAGGGATTTGGTGGGTTTTGGGCGTAGGCATATTGTGGCTAACCCGACCGAACTCACGAATGACTGCCTCTATCAACTGGGCGCATTGCGCGAATTTGTGCATTTTTTAGGGGGCAAATTGCACCATTTTAAGCCCCATGGGAGCTTGTATATCCATGCGAGCAAAGATCGGGCTTTCTCTGAAGAGTTGATCAGCACTTTGCATAAAATCGATCCCCACTTGCCCATTTATTGCATGCAGGGGACAATCACGCATGAGGTAGCAAAGGAACTCAAACAACCCTTTGTGCGCGAATTTTATGGCGATCGCGATTATGGCGATGATGGGCAGTTGGTGATGGTGCGCCGTGCGCGCGCCTACACGCCCGAAGAAGTCGCCCAAAAAGTCTTACAAGCCTGCAAAGAGGGCACAGTTAAGACAGTTACAGGTAAAACTATTGAGGTGGGCTTCGATTCGGTGTGTATTCATAGCGATACTGCCGGAGCACTATCTTTGATTAGTGCGACTAAAAAGCTCTTAGAAGAAAATGGCATCGCCATTCAAAAACCCACCATCCACCACTCTTAA
- a CDS encoding acetyl-CoA carboxylase, whose amino-acid sequence MHEVISPIPGTFYRKPNPDAAPFVEVGSKVQADTTLCLVEVMKTFNEIKAGVAGTIKEIKAENEQFVNPGDVLFVVE is encoded by the coding sequence ATGCACGAAGTGATTAGTCCAATTCCGGGAACCTTTTATCGCAAACCCAACCCAGATGCCGCCCCCTTTGTGGAAGTGGGCTCAAAAGTCCAAGCAGACACCACTCTTTGCTTAGTGGAGGTGATGAAAACCTTTAATGAGATCAAGGCGGGCGTAGCGGGCACAATCAAAGAAATTAAGGCGGAGAACGAGCAATTTGTCAATCCGGGCGATGTGCTCTTTGTGGTGGAGTAG
- a CDS encoding acetyl-CoA carboxylase biotin carboxylase subunit encodes MGYTPQRIKKVLVANRGEIAVRIIQAAHELNMKAVAIYTDADEGNLASQLADETYRVGENLAHKSYLNIDKVLEIAKQAQVDAIHPGYGFLSENPKFAARVEEAGIIFVGPSSALIETMGDKAKALEQARKSQVPIMPSSPVLDSVDMALEIASKIGYPLLIKAVAGGGGKGIRFVKDEADLRSQFDIATSEARAAFGNGGVYLEKYLQNAKHIEVQILGDGERVIHLFDRECSLQRRRQKVLEEAPSPSLDAQTRQALCTGAARMAADVGYKGAGTLEFLYDTNSKEFYFLEMNTRIQVEHAITEMVTGIDIVRQMLRIADGEPLRYKQEDISLRGHSIEVRINAEDPHNNFFPSPGEITKLQCPTGSGVRLDSMLFNGRIIPPFYDSLIAKLIVYDQDRELALSKLRRALNELKIEGVKTTTPLFKALVENPHIQRGDYDINFLEQYKLGG; translated from the coding sequence ATGGGATACACTCCTCAAAGAATTAAAAAAGTTTTAGTCGCCAATAGGGGCGAGATTGCGGTTAGGATTATTCAAGCTGCCCATGAGCTCAACATGAAGGCTGTAGCTATCTACACCGATGCCGATGAGGGCAATCTAGCCTCCCAACTGGCTGATGAAACTTATCGCGTAGGGGAAAACTTAGCGCATAAGAGTTATTTGAACATTGATAAGGTCTTAGAGATTGCCAAACAAGCTCAAGTAGATGCCATCCATCCGGGCTATGGATTTTTGAGCGAAAACCCCAAATTTGCCGCGCGGGTGGAGGAAGCGGGGATTATTTTTGTAGGACCTTCTAGCGCGCTCATTGAAACGATGGGAGATAAGGCTAAGGCTTTAGAGCAGGCTAGAAAAAGTCAAGTGCCTATCATGCCAAGTAGTCCTGTGTTAGACAGCGTAGATATGGCTTTAGAGATAGCCTCTAAAATTGGCTACCCCTTGCTCATCAAAGCGGTCGCAGGAGGCGGAGGGAAGGGAATTAGATTTGTCAAAGACGAGGCAGATTTGCGCAGCCAATTTGATATCGCCACTTCTGAGGCGCGTGCGGCTTTTGGCAATGGGGGCGTGTATTTAGAAAAATATTTACAGAATGCTAAACATATTGAAGTGCAAATTCTAGGCGATGGGGAGAGGGTGATCCACCTCTTTGATCGAGAATGCTCCCTGCAAAGGCGCAGACAAAAGGTGCTAGAAGAAGCCCCTAGCCCAAGTTTAGACGCGCAGACACGCCAAGCCCTATGCACGGGTGCGGCACGCATGGCCGCTGATGTGGGCTACAAAGGTGCGGGCACTTTGGAGTTTTTATACGACACCAATAGTAAAGAATTTTACTTTTTAGAAATGAATACGCGCATTCAGGTAGAGCATGCCATTACAGAGATGGTAACTGGCATTGACATTGTGCGCCAAATGTTGCGTATTGCCGATGGCGAACCCTTGCGCTACAAACAAGAGGATATTTCTTTGCGCGGACATTCTATTGAAGTGCGCATCAACGCCGAAGACCCGCATAATAACTTTTTCCCCAGCCCGGGGGAAATTACCAAATTGCAATGCCCTACGGGCTCTGGCGTGCGGCTAGATAGCATGCTCTTTAATGGGCGCATTATTCCGCCCTTTTATGACTCGCTCATCGCTAAACTCATTGTCTATGATCAAGATCGTGAGTTAGCACTCAGCAAACTTAGGCGCGCGTTAAATGAGCTTAAAATTGAAGGTGTGAAAACCACAACCCCACTTTTTAAAGCTCTTGTAGAAAATCCCCATATCCAAAGGGGCGATTACGACATTAACTTTTTAGAGCAATATAAATTAGGAGGCTAG